The nucleotide sequence TACAGGACCTCCTAAAAACATAGAAGATGATGAAAAATTTGTAAAGAGGGTGGAGGAGTGTCAAGGAATTGTAGTTCTCAGTGGGGGGACTACAGCTAATATAATATCCAAAGCTTGGAAAGAAGAGGTTAAGATCGATTTGGATGGCTATGAAAATAATCTACCACCGGTAGGTTATATGAGAGGAGTAGGTTTAGTAACAGAAGGATTGCTGACCCTGAATAAAACTGTAGAATATATAAAAGAATATATCTATGAAGGAAAAGAAGTAACCAGCAACGATGGAGCAGGAATCCTGGGAAGGTTACTTCTATTTGATGCAAGTCACATAAAAATAGTGGCAGGAACAGCTGTTAATCCTGCTCATCAAAATCCAGATTTCCCCATTGATTTTAATATTAAATTAAAAGTGGTTACAGAACTAGAAATAATCTTAAAAGAGTTTGGAAAATCGGTTACCTTGGAGTATGTGTAAAATTGAAAAAAAACTCCTTTCATGATAAAATTGAATCTATTAATCATAGATAGTAATTAAAATGAAAACTTTAATCGTGGATTACTCAGAAAAGTATGATTTAACTAAAAAAAAGATTTTATCTATGCATCTCGGAGAGATCCGAATTCTCATAGATTAAAATTTCTAAAGAGTCCCTCTTTAATACGGGTTCATTTCTTTTTATCTGAAAAAGAAATGAACCAAAGAAAAGCAGACTTTTTCTAAATAATGTTATAGAGTGAGACCATGGGTCCCCGTTTCTTATAGGGGTGCCTGATGGGCATGATGGGTACGACGAAACTCGTAAAAAAGATACTGTGAAGTTAGGTAACATCTAGAAAAAGGCATTAAATTTAAAAGTAATATTTAAATTTGTGTTAAGTAATATCAGGAGGAATAATATAATTATGGATAGAAAAAAGATTTCGGTAGGTGGACAGGCTGTAATAGAAGGGGTTATGATGAAAGGACCTAAAGCGTTAGCTACAGCTGTGAGAAGACCAACAGGGGAAATAGTTTATAAAACAACAAAATTAAAACCATCTATGAATTTTTTGACTAAGATTCCGTTTATCAGGGGAGGAGCTATTCTGTTTGAAACTCTGATTTTGGGAACCAAAGAACTGTCGTTTTCTGCCAATGAGGCAGGAGAAGAGGAGGAAAAATTAGGAGACAAGGAATTGATGATGACTGTAGTAGCGGCTCTGGCTTTAGGAGTGGGGTTATTTATGGTTCTACCTTCGATTTTAAGTAGTTTTATGTTTAAAGATAATAGGATGAATGCAAATATTTTTGAGGGGATACTCAGAATATTATTTTTTCTTGTATATATAAAGGCAATATCTTTTTCTAAGGAGATCAAGAGAGTATTTGAATATCACGGAGCTGAGCATAAATGTATCTATGCCTTTGAAAATGGTGAGGATTTAGTCAAGGAAAGTGCGGTGAAATATACAACTCTACACCCTAGATGTGGGACGAGTTTTTTACTTATAGTGATGTTAATAAGTATAATTGTATTTTCAAGTCTGGATTTTATCATCCCTCAGCCTGATAATATGTGGATGAAGGTTGGATTAAAAGCTGTCTTAAGAATCGTATTTATGCCATTGGTAGCAGGATTAGCCTATGAATTCCAAAGATACAGCAGTAAGCACCTAGAAAATCCATTGTATAAGATGATTGCGGTGCCAGGACTTAGTCTGCAAAAGATAACAACTAAAGAACCAGATTTAGAGCAATTAGAAGTAAGTATGGTAGCCTTGAGGATAGCTTTAGGGATGGAAGTAGATAACGCAACAGAAGTTTTTGAATAACAATTTATATGGGAGGAGGTTGCTGTAAAGGCAATTTCTTCTTTTTTTGCAATTATATAGAAAAAAACTTTTAAAAGTCCGATAAACTTAGTATAATGAAGAGTAAAAAATCATGAAAAATTGAAAAATAAAAGCGAAAGAGAATAAGGAGTTGGAATATAATATGAAAAAGATAGAGGAAGTAATAGTAATAGGGGCAGGGTTAGCAGGAAGTGAAGCTGCATATCAATTGGCTAAAAGAGGGGTAAAAGTAAAATTATATGAAATGAGACCAGTAAAAAATACAGAAGTTCATACTGGAGATAAATTTGGAGAATTAGTTTGTAGTAACTCATTTGGTTCAAATTTATTATCTAATGCATCTGGATTAATGAAGGAAGAACTTCGTATGATGGGATCACTTTTAGTAGAGATAGCGGACAAAACTCGTGTGCCGGCAGGGCAGGCATTGGCAGTAGGTCGTGAAGAATTTGCAGAGATGATAACTGAAAGATTAGAAGCAGAGGAAAATATAGAAATAATCAGAGAGGAATT is from Psychrilyobacter atlanticus DSM 19335 and encodes:
- a CDS encoding DUF1385 domain-containing protein, giving the protein MDRKKISVGGQAVIEGVMMKGPKALATAVRRPTGEIVYKTTKLKPSMNFLTKIPFIRGGAILFETLILGTKELSFSANEAGEEEEKLGDKELMMTVVAALALGVGLFMVLPSILSSFMFKDNRMNANIFEGILRILFFLVYIKAISFSKEIKRVFEYHGAEHKCIYAFENGEDLVKESAVKYTTLHPRCGTSFLLIVMLISIIVFSSLDFIIPQPDNMWMKVGLKAVLRIVFMPLVAGLAYEFQRYSSKHLENPLYKMIAVPGLSLQKITTKEPDLEQLEVSMVALRIALGMEVDNATEVFE